In Silene latifolia isolate original U9 population chromosome 3, ASM4854445v1, whole genome shotgun sequence, a single window of DNA contains:
- the LOC141648070 gene encoding uncharacterized protein LOC141648070 has protein sequence MDVLGLGGGGAWWARHPFNDLRRRIKKNRKHRQPSSSESSTNSVSPTGFRFPIKPALTAGSLAFAGDSIAQLRHRWNTLDTLPTDSDDYNKGLVATLLSGHDWLRSLRMTSYGFLFYGPGSYLWYQTLERYFPQPTFTNLLVKVLLNQIILGPAVIAVVFGWNNLWQGKASELPGKYQKDALPALLIGFRFWVPYSLLNFWFIPLQARVAFMSLGSIFWNFILSSTMSK, from the exons ATGGATGTATTAGGACTTGGAGGAGGAGGCGCATGGTGGGCCCGACACCCATTCAACGATCTCCGACGGCGAATTAAGAAAAACCGCAAACACCGCCAACCCTCCTCTTCGGAATCCTCGACCAATTCCGTCAGTCCTACCGGCTTCCGGTTCCCAATTAAGCCGGCATTGACCGCCGGTTCACTCGCTTTTGCCGGTGACTCCATTGCCCAGCTCCGTCATCGTTGGAATACTCTTGACACTTTGCCCACCGACTCTGATGACTATAACAAG GGTTTAGTTGCGACTCTTCTATCTGGTCATGATTGGCTACGATCACTTCGAATGACTTCCTACGGGTTTCTGTTTTATGGTCCTGGGTCTTATCTGTGGTATCAAACTCTAGAGCGTTATTTTCCTCAACCAACGTTTACGAACCTATTGGTAAAG GTCTTGTTGAATCAAATAATCCTTGGTCCAGCAGTTATAGCAGTTGTTTTCGGATGGAACAACTTATGGCAAGGGAAAGCATCTGAACTTCCAGGGAAATATCAGAAGGATGCACTTCCTGCTCTGCTCATTG GATTTAGATTCTGGGTTCCCTACAGTTTGTTGAATTTTTG GTTCATCCCTCTTCAAGCACGGGTGGCGTTCATGTCACTGGGTTCAATCTTCTGGAATTTCATCCTATCGTCGACCATGAGCAAGTAA